Below is a window of Paenibacillus bovis DNA.
TCCCGCCATAATCTCTGCCCGTCCGTTGGAGATCGCATCCAGTGTAGCGAACTCCTGAAATACACGTACCGGGTCTGCCGAAGACAGTACGGTTACTGCACTGGTCAGGCGAATACGCTCGGTCTGTGAAGCTGCCGCTGCGAGAATGACAGCTGGAGCAGATGCTGCGTAATCGACACGATGATGCTCGCCTACGCCAAAGATATCCAGCCCTACTTTATCTGCGAGTACGATCTCGTCTACGACCTGGCGAATACGCTCAGCGTGGCTGATAGTCTTTCCTGTCTCTGTATCTGGTGTTGTTTCTACAAATGTACTGATTCCGATTTCCATAATTATATCCTCCTGTTGGGTGGGCTTTGCCATATTGGCAAGCCATCGTTTGCTGTCTCAGCAAGCCGTCGTTTGCTGTTTTCAGCAAGCCGTCGTTTGCTGTTTTCAGCAAGCCGTCGTTTGCTGTTATAACATCACGTTATATGCTGTTGTATCGTTGTTGGGTTCGTTATATTTATTGTGTTTATTGTTAATCGAATGGGATGGATTGTATAACTACCAAGCTGTTTTCCAAAATATCTTTAAATCGAAATATTATATTATCTTTATTTAAAACTATTTTCTGGTATATTGCAAGCATTATGTAACAATCGCTGCTACTTTTGCCAAGCTGTTCTTTTTGCTATTGGGATAGAATGCGCTCTTTTTATTTTGAAAATAGACAGCTGCCGTATAATGTCACCCTGCTATGTGGTTCTGCTGTATATTCTTCCTGCTGTAGTCATTATTATTGTGCACTGGTATAGAAAGTTACGTACGAAAAAGACACAGCCGCGTATCTGCGCTGTGTCTTTGAAATACATACTAATTCTTTTTCACAAATTCCGATTTGAGCTTCATGGCGCCGAATCCGTCGATTTTGCAGTCGATGTTATGGTCGCCATCCACCAGACGGATACTTTTGACGCGGGTACCGATTTTGAGTACAGAGGAGCTTCCTTTTACCTTGAGATCCTTGATCACTGTTACCGCATCGCCATCCTGCAAAATATTGCCGTTGGCATCCCGTACCACAAGTGCGTCTTCCGTGCTGTCTACATCTTCACCCGGTGTCCATTCGTGGGCACACTCCGGGCAGATCAGCAGATTGCCATCCTCATACGTGTACGCGGAATTGCATTCCGGGCAGTTCGGTAAATCTGTCATACCTTCACTTCTCCATTTCGTTGTCGGATTTGTCTATTTTCCCATAGTCCGGTGCAGCTGACAATGTTTTGGGTATTCTTTTTGCCGTTCATGGTTCCCTGACAGTCCAGTTGTGTAGTATATAGTAGTCTCTGACGCCGAACCATTACAGCAGCTATATTCTTTTGCCCTGCTGTCTTTACATAGCATGACCTATACCTGTGAAATTGGAAAGGAGTGAATGTGTTGAGCGATTCGATTCTGCGCGCTTTTACACTCAAAAACAGTCTCAAGCTGCTGCGTCCGGCAGCCGTGCTCTGTTCCAGTGTAGCCATTATTTTCTCCGGCGTGTTCCCGCTGGCTGCCTATTATGAATTGTCGGTCTCTTCGCTGGTGATTACTGCATTGCTGCTGCTGATTGGATGTATTCTGATCCATGGCGTACTGACTCATGCGCTGAATGATTATGCCGATTATCTGTCCGGAACCGATCAGCTCAGTCCGGCCATGCTATCCGGCGGCAGCCGGGTTATTCAGGAAGGACGGATTTCTCCGGCTGCCCTGCACCGATTTGGTATCGGCCTTACGATTGTGCTTATAGCAGCTACAGCGATCATTGCCTTGTTCGGTCATTACGCACTGGCCGCCCTGCTGCTCATCGGAATATGGGGCGCGGTCTCCTATTCGCTGCCTCCGCTGCGTTTCAGTTATGCTCCCCTGGCTGGAGAATGGCTGAGCACGTTCCCGTCCACCTTTTTCCTGGGACTTGGCGGTGCCTGGCTGATGCTCGGTACATTCCCGCAGTGGGCCGTACAGAATGCGCTGATTAATGCACTGTACTGCGTCGCCTGGGTTATGGTGCATCATATTCCCGATCTGGACGCGGATCGCCAGGCCTCCCCGGTCAAGCGTACCAGCGTCGTCTGGGCAGCAGACCGATGGGGAATCGGCTACAGCCGACTGCCGGCGCTGGTATACCTGGGTCTAATCGCACTTTGTGTCGTCTGGTTGCTGGGAACCGGACGATTATGGGGAGCCGCCGGTATCGCTGTCATGGTCGCTCTGTCGGTGTACTGGATCTGCCGGATGGATGTACGCGATCCGGAACAGGTTACGAACTGCGAGAAAAAGCTGCTGCTGCTCGCAGTAGGTGGAGCAGTATGGCTGGGGATTTTCATTTGAATATGGGATTACAAATTAACAGGGAATTGCTGTTTGCTCCAAGCATTCGGCAATTCCTTGTTTGTGGAATAGAACATTACTGTGGATATTCACGGCAAGAAATACACTGCTACTTATACGGCAGAAGACAATGCTTACTTTGACCAGTTAAGATATGGAGCTATCAGCATCTATTCGATTCACAATCATCAATTGACTGCTACTGTGAGCGGTAATTTCCATGTTGCTATGTTTGCAGGTGATGTGAAGATTACGTATCGTTATGACTCAGCGAGTCAACGATTTAAGCCGGATCAGTTAAAGTTTATTCCTCTTTCCCCAGGTCCCTTTCCAGACAGAACTTAAATGAAGTTCGTACATAGGGCGTACTCTCCACCCGAATCTGCCCATGCTGCTTCTCTACCAGCTTTTTGGTGATAGCCAGCCCCAGGCCGCTTCCGGCAGGGGAGTGGCGGCTGGCGGATGCCTGATACAGCCGGTCAAACAGCAGAGGAAGCTCGTCTGCTGGGATGCCTTCTCCCGTGTCCCATACTTCCACCCAGGCCTGGTTTCTTTCTGCCCACAGACGGATGCCGTGTCGTCCTTCACCTCCGTGCCCGTACCGGATCGTATTGGAGATCAGATTGGACAGGATACGCTCCACACTGACCGGATCAGCCTGAACGAGAACAGGGGCGGCGGGTAATTCCAGTTCGGGCGGTATGCCCCATTTCTCGAATTGGTCGATCACCTGTACGATACATTCTTCGATCTTGGCCGTCAGATTGACCTGCTGAAAGTGAATCTGGATATCCCCGGATTCCAGCCGTGTCCATTCGAAGAAATTCCCGAGCAGCTGGGTCAGCGCCCTAGCTTTGTCAAAAATAATATCCCTGTATTTCCCCGACAGTTCCGGGTCCTGAATCACTTTCGGGTTTTTTAGCATCTCGGCATACCCGGACAGGGAAGTGAGCGGTGTCCTCAGATCATGAGCGATATGGGTCATGACCTGCCGCTGCGTTTTCTCCAGCTGCATCGCCTGATTATGGAACAGATAGATTCGGTCGCGCAGCAGATTGAGCTGTCCGGCGAGCCGATTAATCACCGAAATCCGGCTGCGGATATGCAAATAGGCAGGCTGCGGATCACGCTGCAGCCTGTCCAGCATCTGTACCATCTGCTGCAGCTGACGGTGAATCACTCCAATATAAATGGCCAGCGCCACACCGACCACACTGACGATCACCAGCAGGATATCGGTCATTATTCCTCCTCCTCATTCCCTCCAAGACGATAGCCGATTCCCCAGACAGTCTGAACATATACCGGGGAAGACGCTTTGTCTTCGATCTTCGTACGCAGCCGCCGGATATGCACCATTACCGTATTCTCATCTACATCAGAGGAATACGGCTCTTCCCAGACCGATTCGAAGATCTGGGATTTGGTAAATACGCGCTGCGGCTGCGACATCAGCAGCTGTAAAATGGCAAATTCCTTAGCGGTCAGTGTACGATGCTCTCCCCGGATTCGTACCTGATATGTACTGCCGTCGAGCTCCAGCTCTTTGTATTTCCATACTTTGTGGGCGGGCTGCTCGGATTCGCTGTAGTAAAAGTACCTGCGCAGCTGCGCTTTGACCCGTGCCAGCAGCTCACCAAGCAGAAAAGGCTTGGTCAGATAATCATCCGCTCCACCGGCCAATCCGGCAATTTTGTCGATCTCGGCATCCTTGGCAGACAGAAGAAGCACCGGGATTTTTTTCTTTTCCCGGATGCGTCGCAGCACTTCCAGTCCATCCAGACCTGGCAGCATAATATCCAGAATGACCAGATCGTAATCGGCTGCTTCAAATTCCCGAATAGCCTCCAATCCGTTATGTATCTGAATCACGCCATAATTTTCCCCGATCAGCGTCTGGGCGATCAGATCGCATATCTCGATATCATCCTCAACGATCATAATTCGGGCCAGTGTCATCGATCTATTCATCTCCTCTGCAATCTCCTGTACATCCATCCGCCCCATACCAGGCATATCGCTCCCAGCACTGCATAGATCACCAGTGGATAAGCCTGATCCGGCCATGTCCCTTTTCCCGTTCCGTGTAAATAGATGGAAGGAACCAGCCACGGATAGTATATGATCCAGTCCGGTACCCGGATGATCAGTACCAGCCCGAGCAGGAACTGTCCCAACAGTACGATGGTCAAATACAGCGATGTCCGGCTGATCAGAGCCAGTACGGCACCATATGCCGAGAAACCGGCATAAATTATCCAGGAGACGACCAGATCCTTGATGAACCATTTACCCAGCGCAGCTGCCGACACAGAAACATCCAGCGCCCACAGTCCAATTAACAGCGTAATTAGCTCCGATCCGAATAGCAGCAGACCCATGAGCAGCAGACTGGTGAGGATTTTGGCGGTATACCATTCTCCCCAGTGAAAAGGGTACGTCTTGTGCAGACTCAGCAGCCCGCGATCCCGATCCCGTGTAAACAAATAACCGGCCAAAAAAGTAAAAAAAGTCGGCCGGAACCACAAATTCATATAAGTCTGATCCATTAGGTGCTGCCAGCTTCCGCTGTCTGCCTTGAGCAGCGTAATGAGCAGCTGCAGCACCAATAGCAGGATCATTAACCGCAGCACAACAGAGCGTCTAAATAAAAGAAGTTCCCTGAAAATGAGTGTCAGCATCAGTTTCCTCCAGCATGTGAGATAAGTCCGCCTTTACCGGAACCGTAACTCAGCTCATACACTTCAATCTGCTCGGTAATGAGCATTCGGTTGATGGCGCCCGCCTGATCCAGCTGCTCATAGACGAGAATAACCGACGGCTCGGTCACCCGGTAATGATAGATGCCCATACGCTGTTCCAGCAGCAGGCTGGCTCTCTGATCATCGCTCACTCTCAGAATCAGATGATCTTTAATTTTGCTGTGATAGACGGTGCCCGGCAGTTCTTCGGTCAGTCGTCCCTTTTCCATCAGTCCGACTGTCGTCACACAGGCAGGTACATCCTGCAGCTGGGATGCTGTCATGATCACGGTCATATGGTAAATTTCACACCATTCCCGCAGAATATGTATCGTTCGTGCACGTACTTCAGGTGCTAATCCGCTCAGAGGCTCATCCAGCAGCAGCAGCTCCGGCCGGTGCAGCAGTGCTCTCGCAATTGCACAGCCGCGTGCCGCTTCTGCCGGAATCCGGCCAGCACGCTGATGGGCGTACTTTTCCAGTGACAGTAGTTCCAGCATGGTATGGGAAGCCTGTTTGTCCGGCACTCCCATCATCCGGCGGTGAAGTTCCAGATGTTCATACACCGTCAGATTCGGGACAAAGGATAGCGGTTCGCACATAACGCCAATCCTGTTTTTCCACACATAATCAGAGTGGATATTGATGCTGCCGAACCATTCCAGCTTGCCGGATAGCGGCACAAGATCACCGGCCAGCCCGCGCAGCAGCGTTCGTTTGCCGCTGCCCTTTTCACCCAGGATGACATAAAATGCCCCTCGCTGCACATCCATATTGAGCCGTTCCACCCGGACACCGGAGTCGCCGGCCGACAAGCAGAGATGATCTGCATGTATAAGCCTATCAGGATGATCTACCATCGTCTCTGTCTCCTTACAAACCATAGTCCTCCTCCCAACCAGAGCAGCAGGCCCATACCCGCCAGCAGAATGGCGGTCAGCAGCAGTTGTAGTCCGGTCGGGTCTATCACTCCATACCCGGTCAGCGTGCGCCAGGCGGTAGCTCCAATAATACCGACTACTCCTGTAATCACGGTTAGTGTACGCCCCCAGGCCGCTGCCAACAGCAGCAGTGCCAGACTATAGGGTACAAAAAACAGCGCAAGTCCTGCCCAGCTGCCAATCCAAAAGCCCACCGTCAAACCGGCAGCAGGCAGCAGACTGAGTAGCAGCAGGCAGATCAGGAACAAGCCGTTGGTCAGTACCATCAGCACCAGCAGCGCCGCCCCTTTGAGTATATAAAGGGAAAATACGGACAAGGGTCTGACCAGCAGACCCTTCCACTGCTCCATATGCATCATCGTGCCGGCCATCAGCGCACAAAAAATGGGCAGCCACAGATTAAACCATACCAGCAGACCATTATCGATCATCGCTTCGATCTGCAATCCACCCTGAGGCCTGCTGTACGCCTGCCAGGCACAGATCAGGGCAATCACTACCGGTGCACCGACGACCATCCATGGAATAAAGGTATGGCGGTATTTCAGCAATTCGGATCTGATGCGGTTGACCATCAGCCTGCCTCCCTTCGCTGAAACCAGAATGCAGCCAGAACAGCCAGCAGCAACAGACTGCAGGCAGCCGCTGGCAGTACCATCTGCAGCGTCTGAACGGCATCCTCGCCAGGCAGGGAATGCTCCATCGCAAAGTAGGCTGAGTAGGCTGCCCGCACAGCCCACGTCCACGGAAGAGCAATCCACATCCCGTTACCGATATGCGTCGTGCCGATAATTGCCGCAATCAGAATGCCAACACTACCAAAGCCTACTGCTACAGGCCAATCGAACTTGACAGCCAGCCACAAGGAAGCAGCCAGAATCGGCAGTGAAGCGATCCATCCGATCAGAATCGCTCCGCACAAAGCCAGCGAATCGGTCAGGGAAAACGGAATATACAGCAGCCCCATGCAGATATGCAGCAGAATCAGCAGCCAGACCGTACTCAGTAGCGTCTGTATGATCAAAACGAGCAGCTTGCTCATATACAGCCGCCAGGGGGCAATTGCATGGGAGCGCAGCGCCCGCCAACGCTCGGCTTGAATATCCAGATGGGCAGCCAGACCGGCGATCAGTCCCCAGATCAATACAATCAATGCACCATACCATATATCTCCTACAGTATCAAAAAGATTTAAATAAATCCATTTATTAGAACCATTTCGCAGCGGATAGCCATACATGAGGATAATACCCGCAATCGCACACGGGGTCAGCCAGAGAATCCATGGTATGGCTGTCCGCCGATACTTTACCCATTCCGATCGGATACCCTGCCACACGTTACCCAACCTCTTTTCGGCTGAAAATAAATGCGCCCAGCCCGGCAAAGATCGCACATTCTGCCAGACTGCCGAATACACTGCCCCAGACGAGTGTCGCCTGGTTCGTGAGGGTCTGCACATCCAGCGACATGCCATTGGTCTGGAATCCCAAAGTCATGCCCAGTGCCCGGATCGGCAGCATCCATGGATAATAGTCCATTCCAGTCACGCCGCTGCTCAACATAATGGACAGAAACAGACCGATCAGACCGGCGATCACTGTCCAGCCAAATGACAGCAGATGGGCAAGCAGCAGCATAATCGCCAGCTGTCCCATTGCACACAGCCAGGACAGCCCCACTGCATACAACAGTGTACTCCACGGCAGCGTACCGTCCAGATTCCAACCGCAGAAGATAACCAGTCCGGCTGCCAGCAGCAGGCAGGCGACGAATACCTGCACAGACAGGACGACCAGCTTGGACAGGTACAGACCTGCTTTGCGAACCGGATGGATCTGGAGTAGCTTGGGCGATCCCGATTTCCTTTCATAGGAGACGGACAAGGCCGTAATCAGAATAATGCCAAAAGGCAGACCGATCACCGACCACCAGTTGTACACATTCATTAGCGCCCGCGACCAGTCGGTGAACCCAGGTGCAATAAAGTTAAAAGCCAGCTGCATAACAGCAAAAACCAGCGGCCCGGCAGCGATCAGCCAGAGGGTGAGCGTTCGGCGGTATTTGATAAATTCGGAGCCCAGATAAGAGGTCATATTCATCGATACATCCCCTCCAGTGATCCGCTACGGCCTGCGGCATAGTGCATAAAGATTTCTTCCAGATCTTCCTGATTGCCATGCTGCTGCATCAGATCATCCAACGTACCCTGATACTGCATCTCACCCCGGCTGATAATGCCCACATCATGCACAATCTGGGATACTTCGCTCAGAATATGGCTGGACAGAATCACTGTAATTCCCTGTCCGGTAAAGGAATGAATCAGCTCTCTCATCTCCCGGATGCCCATCGGATCGAGTCCATTGGTCGGCTCATCGAGAATAAGCAGATCCGGCTGATTGAGCAGCGCGGAAGCGATGCCGAGACGCTGTTTCATCCCGAGTGAATACGCGGCAGCCTTTTTCTTGGGCAAGGTCTGGTGCAGACCGACAATCTCCAGCACCTCATCGATCCGACTCTCCGGCAGACCAAGCAGACGCTGATGCACCTGCAGATTCTCCCTGCCGGTCAAATGCCCATACAAAGCAGGAGCTTCGATCAAAGCCCCTACCCGTGCCAGTGATTGTCTGCTCCATGGCTCGTCAAATAAACGGATACTGCCGGAAGACGGATGAAGCAATCCGACCAGCAGCTTCATCAATGTCGTCTTGCCGGCTCCGTTCGCGCCCAGAAGTCCATATACTCTTCCTTTGCTCACTTTGAGATTGACGTTGGAAAGTGCGGTTTGCTTGCCATAGGTTTTGGTCAAATTCTGCGTCTCTATAATCCATTCCATCATATAGCCTCCTTGTTCTATTCATCGTTATCTTCATGATATAGAACAAATCTTAACCGGCATTGAAGCAAGTCTTACGAATTCCTTACATCGCTGTATGAATAGTCATAGGATCAGGCAATAACAAAGACATGATCCCATACCAGTTTGTCCATCGGCTGATCCAGGGACAGCAGTGTCAGGGCTACTCCGGCTGCTCCGTCCAGTATCCCCGCTTTGTGGATATACTCCTGCACTTCCAAGTCACCGAATACAAAGGGCAGCTCCGGATCGTAATGGCGGAGCAAAATAGACAGCACTTCCTTGATATAGGTATGAAAGCGTTCCTCTCCGCTCTCTGCTGCCATGCGTGACGTAATATGCAGCAGACCGGCATATCCATGGCAAAAAGTAGGCCCGGACAGCTGCCACTGCGCTTCTCCTCTTTTGAAAATAGAGTCAAATCCGTATAATCCCTGCTGATAAAACTCTTCATTATCCAGCGCCTTGCCGGCCAAAAATAAGGCACGTGCTGTACCTGCTGCTCCATAGCACCATGCATCCCGTGCTCTTTCCGGAGCTGTCTGCCCTGTAGTTTGTTCCTCATAGGAGATAAAGCTGGTCCAATAGATGCCGCTCTCATCGGTGCGGGCTGCATCGATTAGCCAACGGGCCATCACTTCGACAGCCTCCCGTTGCCCTTCGACTTCAATATTGTGAATCAGTGCAATACTCAGCAGTGCCATTGGGCCGGGAATGCCATGAGCAAGACCACAGTTGAAATTGCCATTGGGAAACCTCTTTTTGTCTTCATCTGTAAATTGATGCTTTTCAGGCACATACCAACCGGGTACATCGCGGCCATTGATCGTAATCGGCTGGGCCAGCTCTACCATATAACTCAGGATGCTGCACAGGGTGGTCTTTGCCTTGGCCTCATCGGCAATCTCCAGCAGATAGCGGCCTGTACCGGTGAGACCCATAATAACATCGTAGAATACGGGTGATACGCCTCCCTGATTATTGTAGAAAAAATACTCATCCCGTCTGAGCTTATCCTCCACTTCTGCAATAATCAGCTCATTCAGCTTATCGAGAAATCCCTGATAGCGGGTTCCACCGTGTGATACCGCTTTAATGGCTACCGCCACTCCCGCCAATCCGCTAAACATGGACGCATTGGGATAACCTTCATTGCGCAGTCCTTCCTGCAGGGCAAGCAGATGATCATGGGCAATCATATCCCAATTATCTTCAGGGAACTGTCGGTCCAGTTCTCCAAACAATAAAATAATGCCAGGATAACCTGCCGACAGCAGTGTATCCTGCCATGGATGATCTCCAAAAACAGAAATATTACCAGGCGCCATCACCTGCTCTTTGACTTGCAGAGGATTCTTTAGACGCTCGGCCACCTCCATCGCGATGATTTTGGCTTTTGCTGACAGCTCTGTATGTTGCGCGCTTTCCCGGACAATTTCACTCATATGTGCAGTCTCCTTTATCCCATATTGGTATGCAGAACTTCTTCTTCCTGTTCCTTGCTGGCATACGATTCTGCCTGTATACGGTACATGCGTGCATAATTTCCATTCAGAGCCATCAGCTCTCTATGGGTCCCCATCTCGATAATTTCGCCCTGATCCATCACCCAGATCTGATCCGCAAAATTAACCGAAGACAGCCGGTGTGAGATAAAAATACCAATTCGATCTTCAATTAAACGACCCATCCGCTCGAATACATCCCGCTCGGCTTCCGGATCAAGAAACGAACTGGGCTCATCCAGAATATAGACATCTGCTTCCCGCATAAAAGCTCTCGCAATCGCAATCCGCTGCCATTGTCCGCCGGATAATTGGTGACCTTCTTCAAACCACAATCCCAGCTGGGTATCGAGTCCTCTCGGGAAACTTTGTACTAACGGCTGAATGCCTGCATATTGGGCAGAGGTCAGAATTTTCTCTTCATTTTCGATTTCCTGAATATTTCCATAGCCTATATTTTGCCGGACCGACATTTCATATTGCACAAAATCCTGAAATACTACACCAATCCGGCGCTGATAGTCCTCGATATTCCAGTGGTTGATATCCTGTCCGTTCACCAGAATCCGACCGGCTGACTGCTGATAGAGCTTCATAAGCAGCTTGATCAGCGTCGATTTACCTGATCCGTTATGCCCGACGATAGCTATTTTCTGACCGGTTCGAATCGTAAAATTCAGGTTGTGGAGTGCATAGTGGTCCGAGTTCGAATACTGAAAGGAAACATCCCTGAATTCTATGTCCTTGATAGCATGCAGCTTTTCGCCTTCTGTAATGGAAAAAGCCCTCTTTTCCTCATAATCCAGAAAGGTAAACAGCTGTTCCAGATAAAGATTGTTCTGG
It encodes the following:
- a CDS encoding ABC transporter permease, which translates into the protein MWQGIRSEWVKYRRTAIPWILWLTPCAIAGIILMYGYPLRNGSNKWIYLNLFDTVGDIWYGALIVLIWGLIAGLAAHLDIQAERWRALRSHAIAPWRLYMSKLLVLIIQTLLSTVWLLILLHICMGLLYIPFSLTDSLALCGAILIGWIASLPILAASLWLAVKFDWPVAVGFGSVGILIAAIIGTTHIGNGMWIALPWTWAVRAAYSAYFAMEHSLPGEDAVQTLQMVLPAAACSLLLLAVLAAFWFQRREAG
- a CDS encoding sensor histidine kinase, encoding MTDILLVIVSVVGVALAIYIGVIHRQLQQMVQMLDRLQRDPQPAYLHIRSRISVINRLAGQLNLLRDRIYLFHNQAMQLEKTQRQVMTHIAHDLRTPLTSLSGYAEMLKNPKVIQDPELSGKYRDIIFDKARALTQLLGNFFEWTRLESGDIQIHFQQVNLTAKIEECIVQVIDQFEKWGIPPELELPAAPVLVQADPVSVERILSNLISNTIRYGHGGEGRHGIRLWAERNQAWVEVWDTGEGIPADELPLLFDRLYQASASRHSPAGSGLGLAITKKLVEKQHGQIRVESTPYVRTSFKFCLERDLGKEE
- a CDS encoding prenyltransferase; this translates as MLSDSILRAFTLKNSLKLLRPAAVLCSSVAIIFSGVFPLAAYYELSVSSLVITALLLLIGCILIHGVLTHALNDYADYLSGTDQLSPAMLSGGSRVIQEGRISPAALHRFGIGLTIVLIAATAIIALFGHYALAALLLIGIWGAVSYSLPPLRFSYAPLAGEWLSTFPSTFFLGLGGAWLMLGTFPQWAVQNALINALYCVAWVMVHHIPDLDADRQASPVKRTSVVWAADRWGIGYSRLPALVYLGLIALCVVWLLGTGRLWGAAGIAVMVALSVYWICRMDVRDPEQVTNCEKKLLLLAVGGAVWLGIFI
- a CDS encoding ABC transporter permease, translated to MVNRIRSELLKYRHTFIPWMVVGAPVVIALICAWQAYSRPQGGLQIEAMIDNGLLVWFNLWLPIFCALMAGTMMHMEQWKGLLVRPLSVFSLYILKGAALLVLMVLTNGLFLICLLLLSLLPAAGLTVGFWIGSWAGLALFFVPYSLALLLLAAAWGRTLTVITGVVGIIGATAWRTLTGYGVIDPTGLQLLLTAILLAGMGLLLWLGGGLWFVRRQRRW
- a CDS encoding lanthionine synthetase C family protein, with translation MSEIVRESAQHTELSAKAKIIAMEVAERLKNPLQVKEQVMAPGNISVFGDHPWQDTLLSAGYPGIILLFGELDRQFPEDNWDMIAHDHLLALQEGLRNEGYPNASMFSGLAGVAVAIKAVSHGGTRYQGFLDKLNELIIAEVEDKLRRDEYFFYNNQGGVSPVFYDVIMGLTGTGRYLLEIADEAKAKTTLCSILSYMVELAQPITINGRDVPGWYVPEKHQFTDEDKKRFPNGNFNCGLAHGIPGPMALLSIALIHNIEVEGQREAVEVMARWLIDAARTDESGIYWTSFISYEEQTTGQTAPERARDAWCYGAAGTARALFLAGKALDNEEFYQQGLYGFDSIFKRGEAQWQLSGPTFCHGYAGLLHITSRMAAESGEERFHTYIKEVLSILLRHYDPELPFVFGDLEVQEYIHKAGILDGAAGVALTLLSLDQPMDKLVWDHVFVIA
- a CDS encoding ABC transporter ATP-binding protein, whose translation is MLWTISPGYLLIMSVINLLQGFLPALSIQATQQMINSISAGHSEMVSALLFFLAIAVVYGLTSTSQNYFETLYQTKLSNHINVAVIEKSTTLSLEDFENAEMQDQLKRVQNESGFRPFQIAKQIFSILSNVISLISISVIIVSWSWWAAVILIIVPAISFFTFLKIGQQEFVNLWSRASKSRSAWYLSYLISRDNTFKEVKLYNLGAHFTQKYKAITDGFFKQDKKLAANRVKYASLYELIEIIASFTVIVLAMLSALRGALPVGNVVAILQSITQIQSRSEAVVQELLALCQNNLYLEQLFTFLDYEEKRAFSITEGEKLHAIKDIEFRDVSFQYSNSDHYALHNLNFTIRTGQKIAIVGHNGSGKSTLIKLLMKLYQQSAGRILVNGQDINHWNIEDYQRRIGVVFQDFVQYEMSVRQNIGYGNIQEIENEEKILTSAQYAGIQPLVQSFPRGLDTQLGLWFEEGHQLSGGQWQRIAIARAFMREADVYILDEPSSFLDPEAERDVFERMGRLIEDRIGIFISHRLSSVNFADQIWVMDQGEIIEMGTHRELMALNGNYARMYRIQAESYASKEQEEEVLHTNMG
- a CDS encoding zinc ribbon domain-containing protein YjdM yields the protein MTDLPNCPECNSAYTYEDGNLLICPECAHEWTPGEDVDSTEDALVVRDANGNILQDGDAVTVIKDLKVKGSSSVLKIGTRVKSIRLVDGDHNIDCKIDGFGAMKLKSEFVKKN
- a CDS encoding response regulator transcription factor, with protein sequence MNRSMTLARIMIVEDDIEICDLIAQTLIGENYGVIQIHNGLEAIREFEAADYDLVILDIMLPGLDGLEVLRRIREKKKIPVLLLSAKDAEIDKIAGLAGGADDYLTKPFLLGELLARVKAQLRRYFYYSESEQPAHKVWKYKELELDGSTYQVRIRGEHRTLTAKEFAILQLLMSQPQRVFTKSQIFESVWEEPYSSDVDENTVMVHIRRLRTKIEDKASSPVYVQTVWGIGYRLGGNEEEE
- a CDS encoding lantibiotic protection ABC transporter ATP-binding subunit, producing MMEWIIETQNLTKTYGKQTALSNVNLKVSKGRVYGLLGANGAGKTTLMKLLVGLLHPSSGSIRLFDEPWSRQSLARVGALIEAPALYGHLTGRENLQVHQRLLGLPESRIDEVLEIVGLHQTLPKKKAAAYSLGMKQRLGIASALLNQPDLLILDEPTNGLDPMGIREMRELIHSFTGQGITVILSSHILSEVSQIVHDVGIISRGEMQYQGTLDDLMQQHGNQEDLEEIFMHYAAGRSGSLEGMYR
- a CDS encoding ABC transporter permease, giving the protein MNMTSYLGSEFIKYRRTLTLWLIAAGPLVFAVMQLAFNFIAPGFTDWSRALMNVYNWWSVIGLPFGIILITALSVSYERKSGSPKLLQIHPVRKAGLYLSKLVVLSVQVFVACLLLAAGLVIFCGWNLDGTLPWSTLLYAVGLSWLCAMGQLAIMLLLAHLLSFGWTVIAGLIGLFLSIMLSSGVTGMDYYPWMLPIRALGMTLGFQTNGMSLDVQTLTNQATLVWGSVFGSLAECAIFAGLGAFIFSRKEVG
- a CDS encoding ABC transporter permease; the encoded protein is MLTLIFRELLLFRRSVVLRLMILLLVLQLLITLLKADSGSWQHLMDQTYMNLWFRPTFFTFLAGYLFTRDRDRGLLSLHKTYPFHWGEWYTAKILTSLLLMGLLLFGSELITLLIGLWALDVSVSAAALGKWFIKDLVVSWIIYAGFSAYGAVLALISRTSLYLTIVLLGQFLLGLVLIIRVPDWIIYYPWLVPSIYLHGTGKGTWPDQAYPLVIYAVLGAICLVWGGWMYRRLQRR
- a CDS encoding ATP-binding cassette domain-containing protein, whose amino-acid sequence is MVDHPDRLIHADHLCLSAGDSGVRVERLNMDVQRGAFYVILGEKGSGKRTLLRGLAGDLVPLSGKLEWFGSINIHSDYVWKNRIGVMCEPLSFVPNLTVYEHLELHRRMMGVPDKQASHTMLELLSLEKYAHQRAGRIPAEAARGCAIARALLHRPELLLLDEPLSGLAPEVRARTIHILREWCEIYHMTVIMTASQLQDVPACVTTVGLMEKGRLTEELPGTVYHSKIKDHLILRVSDDQRASLLLEQRMGIYHYRVTEPSVILVYEQLDQAGAINRMLITEQIEVYELSYGSGKGGLISHAGGN